The Urbifossiella limnaea genome has a window encoding:
- the fae gene encoding formaldehyde-activating enzyme: MAERILMRTGEALVEGDKDYLCAEPEVVIGELDGPVGTALATLVGDQVKGHTRVFAILNSDVQVKPATLMVSKVTVKDARYTGILMGTVQAGIAHGVLDAVRAGDIPKEKANDLGIIYSVWLDPAVLSVPEGEVDHAALFAVNREATAKVIKKAMRGEPTIDWLLENQDSVTHYFHQLGLDGKL; the protein is encoded by the coding sequence ATGGCGGAGCGGATCTTGATGCGGACCGGCGAGGCGCTGGTCGAGGGCGACAAGGACTACCTCTGTGCGGAACCCGAAGTCGTCATCGGCGAGCTGGACGGCCCGGTGGGCACGGCGCTGGCCACGCTCGTCGGCGACCAGGTGAAGGGGCACACGCGGGTGTTCGCCATCCTGAACTCGGACGTGCAGGTGAAGCCGGCGACGCTGATGGTGAGCAAGGTGACGGTGAAGGACGCCCGGTACACCGGCATCCTGATGGGCACCGTCCAGGCCGGCATCGCGCACGGGGTGCTGGACGCAGTGCGGGCCGGCGACATCCCGAAGGAGAAGGCGAACGACCTGGGGATCATCTACAGCGTGTGGCTCGACCCGGCGGTGCTGAGCGTGCCGGAGGGCGAGGTGGACCACGCGGCGCTGTTCGCGGTGAACCGCGAGGCGACGGCGAAGGTGATCAAGAAAGCGATGCGCGGCGAGCCGACGATCGACTGGCTGCTGGAGAACCAGGACAGCGTGACGCACTACTTCCACCAACTGGGGCTGGACGGGAAGCTGTAG
- a CDS encoding nucleoside deaminase: protein MSDLDHERSMRRAVALAARVPERPFAAVVVDRASGAVVAEGWNRSDENPTWHGEIDAINRLVASEPGIDSSRLVLYTTAEPCPMCQGAILWAGIGAVVFGTSIRFLTATGWRQIDIAAEEVVRRAPGWRCEVVGGVLEAECNELFLTAARAAPGR, encoded by the coding sequence ATGAGCGACCTCGATCACGAGCGGTCCATGCGCCGGGCCGTCGCCCTGGCCGCCCGGGTGCCCGAGCGGCCGTTTGCCGCGGTCGTCGTCGATCGCGCCTCCGGCGCGGTCGTGGCGGAGGGGTGGAACCGGTCGGACGAGAACCCGACCTGGCACGGGGAGATCGACGCGATCAACCGGCTGGTGGCGTCCGAGCCCGGAATCGATAGCTCCCGGCTCGTGCTCTACACGACCGCCGAGCCGTGCCCGATGTGCCAGGGGGCGATCCTGTGGGCCGGGATCGGGGCCGTCGTCTTCGGCACGTCCATCCGGTTCCTGACGGCCACCGGCTGGCGGCAGATCGACATCGCGGCTGAGGAGGTCGTGCGGCGCGCCCCGGGGTGGCGGTGTGAGGTGGTCGGCGGGGTGCTGGAGGCGGAGTGCAACGAGCTGTTCCTGACCGCGGCCCGCGCCGCCCCCGGCCGGTGA
- a CDS encoding alkyl hydroperoxide reductase, which yields MTTTRTHPPGWARWWLRAAGVYNLAWGATVIAVPHLLFDLCGIPRLNYPEIWQCVGMIVGVYGVGYLAAAADPWRHWPIVLVGLLGKVFGPIGFAAALAKGTFPPAFGLTILTNDLLWWVPFALILWGAFRNHRRTGAATDA from the coding sequence ATGACCACGACCCGCACGCACCCACCCGGGTGGGCCCGCTGGTGGCTCCGGGCCGCCGGGGTGTACAACCTCGCGTGGGGCGCGACCGTGATCGCGGTCCCCCACCTGCTGTTCGACCTGTGCGGCATCCCCCGCCTGAATTACCCCGAGATCTGGCAGTGCGTCGGGATGATCGTCGGCGTCTACGGGGTGGGCTACCTCGCGGCCGCCGCCGACCCGTGGCGCCACTGGCCGATTGTCCTCGTCGGCCTGTTGGGGAAGGTGTTCGGCCCGATCGGCTTCGCCGCCGCGCTCGCGAAGGGCACCTTCCCGCCGGCGTTCGGCCTGACGATCCTGACCAACGACCTTCTGTGGTGGGTGCCGTTCGCCCTCATCCTGTGGGGGGCATTCCGGAACCACCGCCGGACCGGGGCCGCGACCGATGCCTGA
- a CDS encoding SDR family NAD(P)-dependent oxidoreductase, with amino-acid sequence MSSPDADAAPVYLVFGATGGIGSALSRRLAARGARLVVAARDADRLRAFAAEIGAEPHPVDATRFDDATACAEAAVQRFGRLDGVANCVGSLLLKPAHTTTEDEWAATVAANLTSAFAVLRAAAKAVTAPGGSVVLVSSAAARVGLMNHEAISAAKAGVIGLTLSAAATYAPRGIRVNCVAPGLVRTPMTARLTANEASLKASTAMHALGRVGDPDDVAGAIEWLLGPESGWVTGQVLGVDGGLATVRPR; translated from the coding sequence GTGAGTTCACCTGACGCAGATGCCGCCCCGGTGTACCTGGTGTTCGGGGCGACCGGGGGGATCGGGTCCGCCCTGTCCCGCCGGCTCGCCGCGCGGGGCGCGCGGCTGGTCGTGGCCGCCCGCGACGCCGACCGCCTCCGGGCCTTCGCCGCGGAAATCGGGGCGGAGCCGCACCCGGTCGATGCCACCCGGTTCGACGACGCGACCGCCTGCGCGGAGGCGGCCGTGCAGCGGTTCGGCCGGCTCGACGGGGTCGCCAACTGCGTCGGGTCGCTGCTGCTCAAGCCGGCCCACACCACGACCGAGGACGAATGGGCGGCGACGGTCGCGGCGAACCTGACCAGCGCGTTCGCCGTGCTGCGGGCCGCCGCGAAGGCCGTGACCGCGCCCGGCGGGTCCGTCGTCCTCGTGTCGTCGGCGGCGGCGCGGGTGGGCCTGATGAACCACGAGGCCATCTCCGCCGCGAAGGCCGGGGTGATCGGCCTGACGCTGTCGGCCGCGGCCACGTACGCCCCCCGCGGCATCCGGGTGAACTGCGTGGCCCCCGGCCTGGTGCGCACCCCGATGACCGCCCGCTTGACGGCGAACGAGGCCTCGCTCAAGGCGTCCACGGCCATGCACGCCCTCGGGCGGGTCGGCGACCCGGACGACGTGGCCGGGGCGATCGAGTGGCTGCTCGGCCCGGAGTCGGGCTGGGTCACGGGGCAGGTTCTGGGGGTGGACGGCGGGCTCGCCACCGTCCGCCCCCGCTGA
- a CDS encoding FAD-dependent oxidoreductase yields MKPTRRDLLAAAPLAVTAGCHSDPAPLPPGDLVGPSDSLGHRLRDGWRPEPDAWTAHRVVIVGGGAAGLAAAWRLRRKGVSDFALLELEPELGGTARGGTSAAGPYPWGAHYVPAPLAGNPLLVELLREMGAVEAMNPDGSPVVAEGVLCRDPQERLFFRGRWYDGLFLHAGEEPGDVEQLRRFTAEVGRWAGWRDGAGRRAFAIPVATGSDDAVVVALDRQPFADWLTANGFTSPRLRWLADYACRDDYGLTAEQASAWAGLFYFASRVKGPGAEAQPLMTWPEGNARLIRHLADSAKEQVQPGWAAADVRPAGDGVEVVAVSADGRVRGLRARRVIVATPQFVTRQLVRGLREQPWRAAFTYGAWLVANLHLRDRPTGLGVPLAWDNVLYESPSLGYVVNTHQRGADHGPTVWTYYRPFTDADPRDARLRLLGTGRDGWAEAVLADLAMAHPDLRRLVTRLDVMRWGHAMVRPVPGFVWGPDRRRAAEPLGRVHFAGADLGGVPIFEEALHHGARAADEVIRGPE; encoded by the coding sequence GTGAAGCCGACCCGCCGCGACCTCCTCGCCGCCGCCCCGCTCGCCGTGACAGCCGGGTGTCACTCCGACCCCGCGCCGCTCCCGCCCGGCGACCTCGTCGGCCCGTCCGATTCGCTCGGCCACCGCCTCCGCGACGGCTGGCGCCCCGAACCCGACGCCTGGACCGCGCACCGCGTCGTGATCGTCGGCGGCGGCGCCGCGGGGCTCGCGGCGGCGTGGCGGCTGCGCCGCAAGGGCGTTTCCGACTTCGCGCTGCTGGAACTCGAACCGGAACTCGGCGGCACCGCGCGCGGCGGCACGTCCGCGGCCGGGCCGTACCCGTGGGGGGCGCACTACGTCCCCGCGCCGCTCGCCGGCAACCCGCTCCTCGTCGAACTGCTCCGCGAGATGGGCGCCGTCGAGGCGATGAACCCCGACGGCTCGCCGGTCGTCGCCGAGGGCGTGCTGTGCCGCGACCCGCAGGAGCGGCTGTTCTTCCGCGGCCGCTGGTACGACGGCCTCTTCCTCCACGCCGGCGAAGAGCCGGGGGACGTGGAGCAGCTGCGGCGCTTCACCGCCGAGGTCGGCCGCTGGGCCGGCTGGCGCGACGGCGCGGGGCGGCGGGCGTTCGCCATCCCCGTCGCCACCGGCTCCGACGACGCGGTCGTGGTCGCGCTCGACCGACAGCCCTTCGCCGACTGGCTGACCGCGAACGGGTTCACGTCGCCGCGCCTCCGCTGGCTCGCCGACTACGCCTGCCGCGACGATTATGGCCTGACCGCCGAGCAGGCGAGCGCGTGGGCCGGCCTCTTTTACTTCGCGTCGCGGGTGAAGGGGCCGGGGGCCGAGGCGCAGCCGCTGATGACGTGGCCCGAGGGGAACGCCCGCCTCATTCGCCACCTCGCCGACAGCGCGAAGGAGCAGGTGCAGCCCGGCTGGGCCGCCGCCGACGTGCGGCCCGCCGGCGATGGCGTGGAGGTGGTGGCGGTGTCCGCCGACGGCCGGGTGCGCGGGCTGCGGGCGCGGCGCGTGATCGTGGCGACGCCGCAGTTCGTGACGCGGCAACTGGTGCGCGGGCTGCGCGAGCAGCCGTGGCGGGCGGCGTTCACATACGGGGCGTGGCTCGTCGCCAACCTCCACCTGCGCGACCGGCCGACGGGCCTCGGCGTGCCGCTCGCGTGGGACAACGTGCTTTACGAAAGCCCGTCGCTCGGCTACGTCGTGAACACGCACCAGCGCGGCGCCGACCACGGCCCGACGGTGTGGACGTACTACCGGCCGTTCACCGACGCCGACCCGCGCGACGCGCGGCTGCGGCTGCTGGGCACCGGCCGCGACGGCTGGGCCGAGGCGGTGCTGGCCGACCTGGCGATGGCGCACCCGGACCTGCGGCGGCTGGTGACGCGGCTCGACGTGATGCGCTGGGGCCACGCGATGGTGCGGCCGGTTCCGGGGTTCGTGTGGGGGCCGGACCGGCGGCGGGCGGCGGAGCCGCTGGGGCGCGTCCACTTCGCGGGCGCCGACCTCGGCGGCGTGCCGATCTTCGAGGAGGCGCTGCACCACGGCGCCCGCGCCGCGGACGAGGTGATTCGAGGACCGGAATAA
- a CDS encoding fasciclin domain-containing protein, with product MADIVETAVAAGSFSTLVTAVKAAGLVDTLKGPGPFTVFAPTDDAFKKLPAGTLEAVLADKAKLTAILTYHVVAGKVTAADVVGLNGKTAKTVQGGGLAIDTTNGVKVGAATVSKADIACSNGVIHVIDTVLIPA from the coding sequence GTGGCAGACATCGTAGAGACCGCGGTCGCGGCCGGTTCGTTCTCGACCCTGGTGACGGCGGTGAAGGCGGCCGGGCTGGTGGACACGTTGAAGGGGCCGGGGCCGTTCACCGTGTTCGCCCCCACCGACGACGCGTTCAAGAAGCTGCCCGCCGGCACCCTGGAGGCCGTGCTCGCCGACAAGGCCAAGCTGACCGCCATCCTGACGTACCACGTCGTCGCCGGGAAGGTGACGGCGGCGGACGTGGTGGGGCTGAACGGGAAGACCGCCAAGACCGTGCAGGGCGGCGGCCTGGCGATCGACACGACGAACGGGGTGAAAGTCGGCGCGGCCACCGTCTCCAAGGCCGACATCGCGTGCAGCAACGGCGTGATCCACGTCATCGACACCGTGCTCATCCCGGCCTGA
- a CDS encoding ATP-grasp domain-containing protein, whose product MHFLFPQDPRGRNFPEDIFEEQAAALAAAGFTYSLLRSGVLRRGQPLDGVPPGADVVYRGWMLTAVEYGRLSAAVEDAGARLFTTPGEYLAAHHLPNWYPLITDLTPETRVYPADADLARELATLSWDGFFVKDYVKSLKTSVGSLVRDPAGVERVVAEMREYRGEIEGGVCVRRVEDFLVETERRYFVIRGRAYASDPHAPIPGAVATCAGRVPSPFFSVDIVRRADGVDRVVEVGDGQVSDLVGWSADTFAAMWRTAIVGPAGDGA is encoded by the coding sequence ATGCACTTCCTCTTCCCCCAAGACCCACGCGGCCGGAACTTCCCGGAAGACATCTTCGAGGAGCAAGCCGCCGCCCTCGCGGCCGCGGGCTTTACATACTCCCTGCTTCGAAGCGGCGTGCTGCGGCGCGGGCAGCCGCTCGACGGCGTCCCGCCCGGGGCGGACGTGGTCTATCGCGGCTGGATGCTGACCGCCGTCGAGTACGGCCGCCTGTCGGCGGCGGTCGAGGACGCCGGGGCGAGGCTGTTCACCACGCCGGGCGAGTACCTCGCCGCACACCACCTGCCGAACTGGTATCCGCTGATCACCGACCTGACGCCCGAAACCCGCGTCTACCCGGCCGACGCCGACCTGGCTCGTGAGCTGGCGACCCTGAGTTGGGACGGGTTCTTCGTCAAGGACTACGTGAAGTCGCTCAAGACATCGGTCGGCTCGCTCGTCCGCGACCCGGCCGGGGTCGAGCGGGTCGTGGCCGAGATGAGGGAATACCGCGGCGAGATCGAGGGCGGGGTCTGCGTCCGCCGGGTCGAGGACTTTCTGGTCGAGACGGAGCGGCGGTACTTCGTGATTCGGGGGCGGGCCTACGCCTCCGACCCGCACGCCCCGATCCCCGGTGCTGTCGCGACCTGCGCCGGGCGCGTCCCGAGCCCGTTCTTCTCGGTGGACATCGTCCGGCGAGCCGACGGCGTGGACCGCGTGGTCGAGGTCGGCGACGGCCAGGTGTCCGACCTGGTCGGCTGGTCAGCCGACACGTTCGCGGCGATGTGGCGGACGGCGATCGTTGGTCCCGCCGGTGACGGGGCCTGA
- a CDS encoding NAD(P)/FAD-dependent oxidoreductase has protein sequence MHERGPRVAVVGAGVAGLACARALADHGFDVTVFDKGRGPGGRTATRRVDPGLAFDHGAQYFTARHPDFARAVAAWLVRGVVAEWGGRVVKLEGGVATDTPPQPRYVGVPGMAAVAADLAATLAVRRATRVARAARTPAGWQVVDEAGGGAGPFDFLVAALPAPQAAELLAPHPFAAEAACTPMTPCWAVLLAFADRLDVPWDGAFVHGSPLSWVARNSSKPGRPGGADCWVLHAGAGWSAAHLEDSPDAVVPLLLYAFAAATGRTLPPVAYRAAHRWRYSLGADPAARTTLFDAAAGLAVCGDWLAGGRVEGAFLSGAAAAGRIVRAADGPVASAG, from the coding sequence ATGCATGAGCGTGGGCCGCGGGTGGCCGTCGTCGGCGCCGGGGTCGCCGGGCTGGCGTGCGCCCGCGCGCTCGCCGACCACGGGTTCGACGTGACCGTCTTCGACAAGGGCCGCGGCCCCGGCGGGCGGACCGCCACCCGCCGCGTCGACCCGGGCCTGGCGTTCGACCACGGGGCGCAGTACTTCACCGCGCGGCACCCGGACTTCGCCCGGGCAGTCGCGGCATGGCTGGTGCGCGGGGTCGTCGCCGAGTGGGGCGGGCGGGTGGTGAAGCTCGAGGGCGGCGTCGCTACCGACACGCCCCCGCAGCCGCGGTACGTCGGGGTGCCGGGAATGGCGGCGGTCGCCGCCGACCTGGCCGCGACGCTCGCGGTGCGCCGGGCGACCCGCGTCGCACGCGCCGCGCGCACGCCCGCCGGGTGGCAGGTAGTTGATGAGGCGGGCGGCGGGGCCGGGCCGTTCGACTTCCTGGTCGCGGCCCTCCCGGCGCCGCAGGCGGCGGAGCTGCTCGCGCCGCACCCGTTCGCGGCCGAGGCCGCGTGCACCCCGATGACCCCGTGCTGGGCGGTGCTCCTGGCGTTCGCGGACCGGCTGGACGTGCCGTGGGACGGCGCCTTCGTGCACGGCTCGCCGCTGTCGTGGGTCGCTCGCAACAGTTCCAAGCCCGGCCGCCCGGGTGGAGCCGACTGCTGGGTGCTGCACGCCGGCGCGGGGTGGTCCGCGGCCCACCTCGAAGACTCGCCGGACGCCGTCGTTCCGCTGCTCCTTTACGCATTCGCCGCGGCGACGGGCCGAACCCTCCCGCCGGTCGCCTACCGGGCTGCGCACCGGTGGCGGTACAGTCTCGGAGCCGACCCCGCGGCCCGCACGACGCTGTTCGACGCCGCCGCCGGGTTGGCGGTGTGTGGCGACTGGCTCGCCGGCGGGCGCGTCGAGGGGGCGTTCCTGTCGGGAGCCGCGGCGGCAGGCCGCATCGTCCGCGCGGCGGACGGGCCCGTTGCGTCCGCCGGCTAA
- a CDS encoding PQQ-binding-like beta-propeller repeat protein, translated as MRLTFLLTLALAVPLGAADWPQFHGPGRDNHSAETGLAKEWPAAGPPVLWTKAVGQGWAGPVVAGGKLLVFHRVGDEEKLEALEPATGKGLWAFAYRTRYRDDFGMDEGPRATPTVAGGAVVTLGANGDLHAVDLATGKARWHRALLADYGADKGFFGVAGSPLVADGRVIVNVGAKGAGVVAFDAATGKEVWKATDDAAGYSSPVLATLDGKATAVVLTRDGLVGLDPATGAVRFTHPYKPRIRESVNAATPLVWNGDVFLTVSYGLGAALLRPTGAAVEEVWANDRSLSCQYNTPVRVGEFLYGAHGRADGAPPELRCVEWKTGAVKWARPRFGPASLIAADGGLFALTAGGELVRFDASPAGYVERGRAAVLGTPTRAAPALSDGRLFARDGTKLVCMNLK; from the coding sequence ATGCGCCTCACGTTCCTCCTCACGCTCGCGCTCGCCGTCCCGCTCGGCGCCGCCGACTGGCCGCAGTTCCACGGCCCCGGCCGCGACAACCACTCCGCCGAGACCGGCCTCGCCAAGGAGTGGCCCGCCGCCGGCCCGCCCGTGCTGTGGACGAAGGCCGTCGGCCAGGGCTGGGCCGGGCCGGTCGTCGCCGGCGGCAAGCTCCTCGTCTTCCACCGCGTCGGCGACGAGGAGAAGCTCGAAGCGCTCGAGCCCGCTACCGGCAAGGGGCTGTGGGCGTTCGCCTACCGCACCCGCTACCGCGACGACTTCGGGATGGACGAGGGGCCGCGCGCCACGCCCACCGTCGCCGGCGGCGCCGTCGTCACGCTCGGCGCCAACGGCGACCTGCACGCCGTGGACCTCGCCACCGGCAAGGCCCGCTGGCACCGCGCGCTCCTCGCCGACTACGGCGCCGACAAGGGCTTCTTCGGCGTCGCCGGGTCGCCGCTCGTCGCCGACGGCCGGGTGATCGTGAACGTCGGGGCGAAGGGCGCCGGCGTGGTCGCGTTCGACGCCGCCACCGGCAAGGAGGTGTGGAAGGCGACTGACGACGCGGCCGGGTACTCGTCGCCGGTGCTGGCCACGCTCGACGGCAAGGCCACGGCCGTGGTGCTGACGCGCGACGGCCTCGTCGGCCTCGACCCGGCCACCGGCGCCGTGCGGTTCACGCACCCGTACAAGCCGCGCATCCGCGAGAGCGTGAACGCCGCCACGCCGCTGGTGTGGAACGGCGACGTGTTCCTCACCGTGTCGTACGGCCTCGGCGCGGCGCTACTGCGGCCGACGGGCGCGGCCGTGGAGGAGGTGTGGGCCAACGACCGGTCGCTGTCGTGCCAGTACAACACGCCCGTGCGCGTCGGCGAGTTCCTGTACGGCGCCCACGGCCGGGCCGACGGCGCGCCGCCGGAGTTGCGGTGCGTCGAGTGGAAGACCGGCGCCGTGAAGTGGGCGCGGCCGCGGTTCGGCCCGGCCAGCCTGATCGCCGCCGACGGCGGCCTGTTCGCGCTGACGGCCGGCGGCGAGCTGGTGCGGTTCGACGCCAGCCCGGCGGGGTACGTCGAGCGCGGCCGGGCGGCCGTGCTGGGCACGCCGACGCGGGCCGCCCCCGCCCTCAGCGACGGCCGGCTGTTCGCCCGCGACGGGACCAAGCTCGTGTGCATGAACTTGAAGTGA
- a CDS encoding SDR family oxidoreductase: protein MTPPEATAESVFVTGATGYVGGRLVPALLAAGHRVRCLAREPRKLDDRAWRANPNVQVVTGDMSDVAHLAGQLAGCSAAYYLVHSMEVTGAEYAARDRLLAANFARAAARAGVARIIYLGGLGEMGAGLSEHLRSRREVETELASAGIPVTTFRAAMIIGAGSASFEILRYLVERLPVMVTPSWVTTECQPVAIDDALHWLVRCLGVTETAGKTLEIGGPDALPYRELMRIMAEELRLPKRLILPVPLLTPRLSSLWIGLVTPVSYRIARPLAEGLRNRVVVTSGEAQRLMPHAAAGVRDAIRQAIRSVEANAVETRWSAAGTVPGDPQWAGGTVFTDRRSVDIRADPRHVFAAVCRIGGGNGWYAGDVLWRVRGWMDTLVGGPGLRRGRRNAERVEFGEALDFWRVVGVERDRSLSLRAEMKLPGEAKLNFDVEPGAGGDRTRFTMTALFRPRGLLGLLYWYAVVPLHGIVFGGMLRGIRKTAEAMHRAENPEPDDGPRAAPAASGYGRARLWLGMSAVGTVVTLAALALALGLAARVAPDPDAPPATQVLALAGFVLGYALVHLPFDVVGGYLLPRRYGRSHPPPGRFLAGLARGAAAHAAVLLSAAVILMYAGRYAGVGGTVAAGAVFTLALLRGRVTIASAVAPLELTPSAPDGGAAGGPVPVVMAESPDEGFTGAVLGVVRPRLHLLPLKWGQVLGAEGLQITLRRRGLAVLTGSWRRGRVVALLFTLAGLTTAALAVGPARLGTAAGTIELSLWFTVWSFVGLLTLPTLSRRGVAEVDERLLAEGCPRGAVETTARRLDDLQDGERDRPALVETIFHPIPSLEQRLRGPRAHGRLGYWDAARTAVYLSLAGVGLLGRAVHCNCGRPALWVFLPTD from the coding sequence GTGACCCCGCCAGAAGCCACCGCCGAATCCGTCTTCGTGACCGGGGCCACCGGCTACGTCGGCGGCCGGCTCGTGCCCGCGCTCCTCGCGGCCGGGCACCGGGTGCGGTGCCTCGCCCGGGAGCCGCGGAAGCTCGACGACCGGGCGTGGCGGGCCAACCCGAACGTGCAGGTCGTGACCGGCGACATGTCCGACGTGGCCCACCTCGCCGGCCAGCTGGCGGGGTGTTCCGCGGCGTACTACCTCGTTCACTCCATGGAGGTGACGGGCGCGGAGTATGCCGCGCGGGACCGCCTGCTGGCGGCCAACTTCGCCCGGGCCGCGGCCCGCGCGGGCGTGGCCCGCATCATCTACCTCGGCGGCCTCGGCGAGATGGGGGCGGGCCTGAGCGAGCACCTCCGATCCCGCCGCGAGGTCGAAACGGAACTGGCGTCGGCCGGGATTCCGGTCACCACCTTCCGGGCCGCGATGATCATCGGGGCCGGCTCGGCCTCCTTCGAGATCCTCCGCTACCTCGTCGAGCGGCTGCCGGTCATGGTCACCCCGTCCTGGGTGACGACCGAGTGCCAGCCGGTCGCGATCGACGACGCGCTGCACTGGCTCGTCCGCTGCCTCGGCGTCACGGAGACCGCCGGCAAGACACTCGAGATCGGCGGGCCGGACGCCCTCCCGTACCGCGAGCTGATGCGGATCATGGCTGAGGAGCTCCGCCTCCCGAAGCGGCTCATCCTTCCCGTCCCCCTCCTCACCCCGCGGCTGAGTTCGCTCTGGATCGGGCTGGTCACGCCGGTGTCGTACCGGATCGCGCGGCCGCTCGCCGAGGGGCTGCGGAACCGGGTGGTCGTGACGAGCGGCGAGGCGCAGCGGCTCATGCCGCACGCGGCGGCCGGCGTCCGCGACGCGATCCGGCAGGCAATCCGGAGCGTCGAGGCGAACGCCGTCGAGACGCGGTGGTCGGCGGCCGGGACGGTGCCGGGCGACCCGCAGTGGGCGGGCGGGACCGTCTTCACCGACCGCCGGTCGGTCGACATCCGGGCAGACCCGCGCCACGTGTTCGCGGCGGTGTGCCGGATCGGCGGGGGGAACGGCTGGTACGCCGGCGACGTCCTGTGGCGCGTCCGCGGGTGGATGGACACGCTGGTCGGCGGGCCGGGGCTGCGGCGCGGGCGGCGGAACGCCGAGCGGGTGGAGTTCGGCGAGGCGCTGGACTTCTGGCGGGTGGTCGGGGTCGAGCGCGACCGCTCGCTGTCGCTGCGGGCCGAGATGAAGTTGCCGGGCGAGGCGAAGTTGAACTTCGACGTGGAGCCGGGCGCGGGCGGCGACCGGACCCGGTTCACGATGACGGCCCTGTTCCGCCCGCGGGGGCTGCTCGGGCTCCTCTACTGGTACGCCGTGGTGCCGCTGCACGGCATCGTCTTCGGCGGCATGCTGCGGGGGATCCGGAAGACGGCCGAGGCGATGCACCGGGCCGAGAACCCGGAGCCGGACGACGGGCCGCGCGCCGCTCCCGCCGCCTCGGGGTACGGGCGGGCGCGGCTGTGGCTGGGGATGTCCGCGGTCGGAACCGTGGTCACCCTCGCGGCGCTCGCGCTGGCACTGGGCCTCGCGGCGCGAGTCGCGCCCGACCCCGACGCGCCGCCGGCGACACAGGTGCTTGCGCTGGCGGGCTTCGTGCTGGGCTACGCGCTCGTGCACCTCCCGTTCGACGTGGTCGGCGGCTACCTGCTGCCGCGGCGGTACGGCCGGTCCCACCCGCCGCCGGGGCGGTTCCTGGCGGGCCTGGCGCGCGGGGCCGCGGCGCACGCGGCGGTGCTGCTCTCGGCCGCCGTCATCCTCATGTACGCGGGACGGTACGCCGGCGTCGGCGGGACCGTCGCGGCGGGGGCGGTGTTCACGCTGGCGCTGCTCCGCGGCCGGGTGACGATCGCGTCCGCGGTGGCCCCCCTCGAACTGACCCCGAGCGCGCCGGACGGCGGCGCGGCGGGCGGCCCCGTGCCGGTCGTCATGGCCGAAAGCCCGGACGAGGGGTTTACCGGGGCGGTCCTCGGCGTGGTCCGCCCGCGGCTCCACCTCCTTCCCCTGAAGTGGGGGCAGGTGCTGGGGGCCGAGGGGCTGCAGATCACGCTCCGGCGGCGCGGCCTCGCGGTCCTGACGGGGAGTTGGCGGCGGGGCCGGGTGGTCGCGCTGCTGTTCACGCTCGCCGGCCTCACGACGGCGGCCCTCGCCGTCGGCCCGGCCCGGCTCGGGACGGCCGCGGGGACGATCGAACTGAGCCTGTGGTTCACCGTCTGGTCCTTCGTCGGCCTGCTCACGCTGCCGACCCTGAGCCGCCGCGGGGTGGCCGAGGTGGACGAACGGCTGCTCGCGGAGGGGTGCCCCCGCGGGGCGGTCGAGACGACGGCCCGCCGGCTCGACGACCTGCAGGACGGCGAGCGCGACCGCCCCGCGCTCGTCGAAACCATCTTCCACCCCATCCCGAGCCTGGAGCAGCGGCTCCGCGGCCCGCGCGCCCACGGCCGCCTCGGCTACTGGGACGCGGCCCGCACGGCGGTGTACCTGAGCCTCGCCGGGGTGGGGTTGCTGGGGCGTGCGGTCCATTGCAACTGCGGCCGGCCGGCGTTGTGGGTGTTCCTGCCCACGGACTGA